Proteins from a single region of Bacteroidia bacterium:
- a CDS encoding type IX secretion system membrane protein PorP/SprF has protein sequence MKRIFFSIAVMVLFQGAFAQQLTSVSQYMENKYVFNPAVVGTLPYSPLALSYKRMWTGVDDAPTMQMISSHFQAADNMGLGGKIFNYSTGALSKMGIEATYAYQLPVGTSGAKLSLGLSAQLYQFYLNKSKLTLEQQDDDVMLFGSEKLISPDAAFGAYYYTDKYFAGLSVYQLFNRKVDMMTDNIIENRQVRHYFLSGGYNFDINSNFSIEPSILAKVIEAGIAQVDINAKVTYKQMVWMGLSYRTQDAIAVNLGIRKDRFIFGYSYDYSLTDIRKYNVGSHELFFIVKFNRSKPKL, from the coding sequence ATGAAAAGGATATTTTTCTCAATCGCAGTAATGGTTTTATTTCAGGGTGCATTTGCTCAGCAACTCACTTCTGTAAGCCAGTACATGGAAAACAAATATGTGTTTAATCCTGCAGTTGTCGGTACTTTACCTTACAGCCCGCTAGCATTATCATATAAACGTATGTGGACAGGAGTTGACGATGCTCCAACAATGCAAATGATTAGTTCGCATTTTCAGGCTGCTGATAATATGGGTCTTGGAGGTAAGATTTTTAATTATTCAACAGGTGCATTATCGAAAATGGGAATAGAAGCAACATATGCATATCAACTTCCAGTTGGTACTTCAGGTGCAAAATTATCACTTGGGCTATCAGCTCAATTGTATCAGTTTTATTTAAATAAAAGTAAATTAACACTTGAACAACAAGATGATGATGTTATGTTGTTTGGTTCAGAGAAACTGATTTCTCCCGATGCAGCTTTTGGTGCATATTATTATACAGACAAGTATTTTGCAGGACTGTCTGTTTATCAGTTATTTAATCGCAAAGTTGATATGATGACGGATAACATTATAGAAAACAGACAGGTTAGACATTATTTCTTAAGTGGTGGTTATAATTTTGATATCAATTCTAATTTTTCTATTGAACCATCAATACTCGCAAAAGTTATTGAAGCAGGAATAGCACAGGTTGATATTAATGCAAAAGTTACTTACAAGCAAATGGTGTGGATGGGATTATCATATAGAACCCAGGATGCTATAGCTGTAAATTTAGGTATTCGTAAAGACCGTTTTATATTTGGATACTCTTATGATTACTCATTGACAGACATTAGAAAATATAATGTTGGGTCTCACGAATTATTCTTTATTGTTAAGTTTAACAGATCAAAACCTAAATTGTAG